The following are from one region of the Hyla sarda isolate aHylSar1 chromosome 6, aHylSar1.hap1, whole genome shotgun sequence genome:
- the LOC130277188 gene encoding E3 SUMO-protein ligase ZBED1-like: MNIKSSSSMSAGNAGTARQTTNQMSIREAFARGTAYDKKSKRWNEITNAITIHLAKDMVPLSTVEKDGFREMIKTLDSRYVLPSRRYFSQTAIPALYLKHRTKLEADVATIPHFSATTDLWSSRSMEPYLSLTVRFISDDWVLHSRCLQTSFFPDDHIGELLSAGLQEALDSWGLSEQRLVAITTDSGANILKAIQLNNWIRLQCFGHRLHLAIVPQ, encoded by the exons ATGAATATAAAATCTTCGTCCTCAATGTCTGCAGGTAATGCTGGGACTGCTAGACAAACGACCAATCAGATGTCAATCAGAGAGGCGTTTGCTAGGGGAACGGCTTACGACAAGAAAAGCAAACGGTGGAATGAGATTACAAACGCTATCACTATCCACTTAGCCAAAGACATGGTACCACTTAGTACTGTTGAGAAAGATGGGTTCAGGGAGATGATTAAAACGCTGGATTCCAGATATGTTTTACCAAGTCGCAGATACTTCAGCCAAACAGCAATTCCCGCCTTGTACCTAAAGCACAGAACCAAGCTAGAAGCAGACGTGGCTACCATTCCCCACTTCTCAGCAACAACCGATTTATGGTCTAGTCGCAGCATGGAGCCATATCTAAGCCTGACGGTTCGTTTTATAAGTGATGACTGGGTGTTGCATAGTCGTTGTCTGCAAACAAGCTTTTTCCCAGATGACCACATTGGAGAGTTACTGTCGGCAGGCTTGCAGGAGGCACTTGATTCCTGGGGACTTTCGGAGCAGAGACTAGTGGCCATCACAACCGACAGTGGAGCCAACATCCTTAAAGCTATCCAGCTAAATAATTGGATAAGACTCCAATGCTTTGGTCACAGGCTTCACCTAGCCATTG TTCCCCAATAA